A window of Clostridioides sp. ES-S-0010-02 genomic DNA:
AAATATAGTTGTAGGAAGTGATGTTTGGGAAGATTATGTTTCTCTATTAAAAAACAATGATATTGACTATTCTGAAAAAAGAGTAAAGATGTCTGACATTATGGAAAAATTAGATTATTTTACATATAAACTTCGTAAATTTGATAATTCATTTAATGATTATATAGGAGATATTTTTTATATTGATGATGGTGAACAGTATTTTACAGATGGTAAATTTGATAGAAGCAAATTTAATGAAAATGTAGAACATGAGTATATATGGTAAGGTTAGATTAGAAATAGGATATATAGTATAGTGTAATTAAAATTTATCCCAAGCTAGTAAATGAAGAATAGTTTCTAAGTATTGAAATTTAAATATTTTATAACTTTTATAGATTTTTTATGATTAGCTGGGATAAAAAATCTATATATCAGTCTTTTCAATGTGTTTAAAAGCAATATCCTTTTAAGAGATATTGCTTTTACAGTGGTTAAACAGTAACATGAGATGTATTTAAATAAAATTACATTGCCAACTGAACTCCCTGTCCCTACGTTAAACAGTAACATGAGATGTATTTAAATAATATAACCTCAACTCTGGGTCTGTCACTGTAATACTGTTAAACAGTAACATGAGATGTATTTAAATAATATAATACCTCCTCTATAAAAAAGTGTCGTGCAAGTGTTAAACAGTAACATGAGATGTATTTAAATCTAATTGATAGAATTGAGGTACAGAAAGATGGTAATGTTAAACAGTAACATGAGATGTATTTAAATTATTTATAAGGTTTATATTCTTTAATTTCACCAATATGTTAAACAGTAACATGAGATGTATTTAAATCTATTTCATATGTCCCAGATGGAACGAAGATAATTATGTTAAACAGTAACATGAGATGTATTTAAATAGTCATAATCATCCGAACTATTGCCTAAATCTAAGTTAAACAGTAACATGAGATGTATTTAAATCTTTCTATAACTTTAGTTCTATGATTTTCTATTCCGTTAAACAGTAACATGAGATGTATTTAAATAAGACTTGGAAATGAAATGAATCAGCTGGGAAGTAAGTTAAACAGTAACATGAGATGTATTTAAATTTTAGTGTAGCTGGGTTTCCTATTGCATCTATTATAGTTAAACAGTAACATGAGATGTATTTAAATATAATAATTTTTCCTCTAACTCTTCTAAGTCAGTTTGTTAAACAGTAACATGAGATGTATTTAAATCAAGATTCAACTTAGGAGAATACAATTATATAGCAACGTTAAACAGTAACATGAGATGTATTTAAATTGGCTTTATTAAAACCTTTTGTTATTGCAGTATGTAGTTAAACAGTAACATGAGATGTATTTAAATCTATGTCTAGCCAAGGTTTCCGAACCTTTATAGATAAGTTAAACAGTAACATGAGATGTATTTAAATACTGAAAGCCGTAGGTTGAAGGCGTTAGTAGCCGTTGTTAAACAGTAACATGAGATGTATTTAAATTTAACTGCAATAAATCAAACTGGAGCAACTAAAAAGGTTAAACAGTAACATGAGATGTATTTAAATAAATCTATGTCATACATACTCTTATCACATTCATTTGTTAAACAGTAACATGAGATGTATTTAAATTGAAGTTGAAGTCCTTACAACCCCTTTTAATTTGTTCGTTAAACAGTAACATGAGATGTATTTAAATTCCTATTATTACTTAATATAGCCCTTGCAATTCTAGTTAAACAGTAACATGAGATGTATTTAAATCTTTGTAGCACTTATTTTCTGTGTCATAGTACACATTGTTAAACAGTAACATGAGATGTATTTAAATAGTCTTGGGCTTAGTGTAAAAGAGTTACCAACGTACGTTAAACAGTAACATGAGATGTATTTAAATTCAACTTAGCTGCTAAAGGTCCTGCTGTTATTGAGTGTTAAACAGTAACATGAGATGTATTTAAATTTACAATATATCTTTTTTTCTCTTACAAAACTCGTTAAACAGTAACATGAGATGTATTTAAATACAAATTTACCAATTTCAGCCATTACACGAGAAGGTGGTTAAACAGTAACATGAGATGTATTTAAATCGACAAACGGTTTATAACTCTTAAAGAAAGTAAAAGTTAAACAGTAACATGAGATGTATTTAAATGTGCTTCTCTTAATGCAATCTTCTAATATAACAGCGTTAAACAGTAACATGAGATGTATTTAAATAAATTTCGACGTATTTGTTTCTAACGAGTTAGCTTTGTTAAACAGTAACATGAGATGTATTTAAATTAACGTATAAAATACATTCCTGCACTTTTATTATTAGTTAAACAGTAACATGAGATGTATTTAAATTTTAATTTATATTTTATTTCTATATCATCACTAAAGTTAAACAGTAACATGAGATGTATTTAAATTATTATACAATATTAAATTAAATAAAAATAATTTTATAGTAAATTATATTGTAAAATTATAAATTTTAATATTCTGAATAAGACAATATATGATATACTTATATATAAATAATCAAATAAATAGGTGATATTATGAAGCTTACAGGAACTTTAATAAATTACTATTTTCATTGTAAAAGACAATGTTGGCTACTTGGCAATAGAATAAACCTAGAAGAAAATAGTGAAGATGTAAAAATAGGTAGAATTCTTCATGAGCTAAAAGAAAAAAATTCAAAACATAAAGAAATTGCAATTGAAAATATAAAGATAGATAAATTAACAAAAGAATATTTAGTAGAGATTAAAAAGTCTGATGCTGATGTAGAAGCTGTCAAATGGCAAGTTCTTTTATACTTAAAAATATTAAAAGAAAAAGGAATTGTTAGAAAAGGAAAAATTGAATTTATAGAAAAAAACAAAACCGACAAAAAAATAGTTTTTGTAGATTTGAGAGAAGAAACTGAAAAACAGCTTGTATCTATAGAAAAGGACATTGTCGATTTAATAAATAGGGATAAAGCACCATATCCAGATTTAAAAAAAGGGTGTAAAAAATGCGCTTATTATGAGTATTGTTATATATAAAATTAGATAACAACATATAAGGAGGTGTCATTATTGGGAAAGACAAAATATATTGGCTCAATGGGAGAGCTTTCAAGAAAAGACAATTCAATATGCTTTAGAAAAAATGGAAAGAATGTGTACATACCAGTAGAAAATACTAGCGAAATATTTTGTTTAAATGAAGTATCATTAAATTCTAAATTACTTGATTTTTTATCGAGAGCAAATATTGTTGTTCATTTTTTTAATTACTATGGTGGATATAGCGGAACCTTTTATCCTAAAGAATTTTTGATAAGTGGAAAGGTAACTGTAGCTCAGGTAAAAACCTTTGAGAATAGAAGAGAAGAAATAGCAAAATCTATAGTTAATGGTATAAGGATTAATACAATAAATACATTATCACATTATTATAAACATGGAAATTCAGAAATACAACCATTATTATCACATCTAAAAAAAGATTCTCTAAATAAATTAGAAAAATCGAATAATATAAAAGAAATATTATCAGTTGAAGGAGATATTTGGCAAATATTTTACTCTTCCTTTAAATATATTTTAAGAGAAGAATTTATTTTTAATAAAAGAGTTAAGAGACCACCAGATAATCCCCTAAATGCTATGATATCATTTGGAAATAGTATATTATATGCTAAAACTGTAACTGCTATATATAATACCCATCTAAATCAAAGTGTAAGTTTCTTACATGAACCAAGTGAAAGTAGATTTTCTTTAAGCTTAGACTTAAGTGAAAATTTTAAACATGCAGTAACATTTAAAACTATATTTGATTTAGTAAATAATAGAAAAATAAATGTTGAAAAACATTTTGATAAAAAATTGAATTATTGTATTTTAAATGATGAAGGAAAACAGCTTTTTATAAATTCCTTAGAAGAAAGGTTAGAATCTGTAAAAGAGCATCCAAAATTGAAAAGAAAGGTAAGTTTGAAAACATGTATAAAACTAGATGCTTATAAAATATTAAAATGTATAATGGAACAAAAAGAATTTATTCCTTATAATTTAAAATATAGTCTATAATTTTAAAAATAAATAAAATTCCTTAATGTAATAACACTAGAATTATAATAGTGATATTATTATTAAATATACATAATATACTATTATAATAGTGCAAATTAAAAGTAGAAATTCTCAGAGATAGTTGAAAATATGAAAGGAGGAAGTTCTGAAAAATAATTATAACATTTTGATTTATTGAAAGTTTATATGTTTTTCAGTTTAAGTAATATATTATATATGAAAAAGAAAAGTAATTTAAATTATAATTATGTATTTGTGGTTTATGATGTAGGAGAAAAAAGAGTAAATAAAGTTTTTAAAATATGTAAAAAGTATCTTTCACATTTCCAAAAATCAGTTTTTAGAGGAGAAATAACTCCATCTAAAATTATGAGTTTGAAACATGATTTAGAAAATATTGTAGATAAAGATAACGATTTTGTATGTATAATAAAATTAATGAATTCTAATATATTTGAAGAAGAAATAATAGGTAATAATAATAGTAATTGTGAAAATTTAATATTATAAATAATTTACTTAGTATACTCATAAAAACAAATATAATAAATTGTTAAAGGATAGTGAAATTAGACGATAGTTAAATTAAACTTGGAAATATTTATTAGTAAGGCTATGGCTGTGAGAAGCATAGTCTTATTTTTATATTTTTTAAAATCTTTTAAAAATCCTTTTTTATATTTAAACTTTCTAAATTAATATCTATAGCTATACATGTTGATTTGTTTATTTATTCTACTTTCGCTTCTAGTCTTATAATGTATTGAATTTATAAAATACAATTGGATAAATCATATCAGGTGGTCTATTTTACCATTCAAGAGTCAAATGCATAACTTTATCAGTAACTTTTAGCTAATAGTGAATGAGGCATATGATGTCTTGATATACTCTGAGTAGAAATACCTTTTATTTCTATGTCTATTTATAGAATTTTAGCATCTTTATTCTTATTGTAATAGCTATAATCATTTAAATGATTATAAAGCTCCGTTTCCAATATTTAATGAATTGTATTTGTAAATAAATCTTTTAGTATCTTTTAAATATATATTGTTGTTTTAACATCATATTGTTAAATAAGTTTTATATATTATGATTCAATTATATAAGTGAGTACCAAAATCCATTCTATATTTATTATAATAAAATTATATTTACTAAAATGAAAATTACAACAGTAGTATTGAAATATAATTACTATTATGGTAATATTTAGTTACTAAAACTATTGATGTATTATGTCAACACAAATATCAATGCATTTTACAAAATGTTTTAGTAAAGATTAATAATAGAAAGGAGAGCAACTTGTGGGATATAAAAAAATATATAGATTGCCTATTTTGGTTATTGCTTTATTGGTTACTGGTACGACAACGGCCTTTTCTCTTAATACAACCAATTCAGAACAAACAAGTGTATACTTAACAAATTCAGAAAGTACTTCAACACAGAAGGTTTTAGACATTTCAAATAGCAAAGGTATTGCCAATAATAAAAATCTTCCACTAGCCATAAACAATAGCAAAATACAGTTTGATGATAGTCCATATCATTGGCCTAGCAATGTTATAAGTGTTAAGAATAACAGTAAAAAGGCAATCATAGATTATGAAATTGTGTGTCTTGCATATGACAAAAACGGAAAACCACTTGAACTATATTGGGATGCTCAAAATGTAGCCACAAATGGAGAGGTAGGAAGTGTTGGATTTGGTACAGATGGTGTAGATTATGGTATTGTTGCAGGTATATCTCCTGTATCTAAGAAAGCATACTCACATACTTATAGAAGAGTGCAACAATCACCACCAAAAGATATAATAAGTATGTTTGAAAAACAACAAGGTAAGGCATGGGTAGAAAAATGGCTGAAAGAATGGCAACAAATAGAGAAAGAATATGCAAAGAAAAATGCAATAGTTCCAGGTAAGAATCAAAATGATGCTTCTTTATTGTTTGATAAATGGAACCAATCAACTGGAAAGCATGATGTGAAGTATATTATATCATGTGTAAAGCAAGTAACATTTACTGATGGTAGTGCATGGAAAAATTCATCATATGAGACTTGGATGAAAGATTTTCAAGGAAAATCAGTGTCAACTAATGTGTTAGAAAATTACTGTAAGTAATATTTGACACTAATAAGATAAAATCAGGTATACACTTAATTGGTGTTAAGCCAGCTAAATACTTATTGTTCCAATGGAAATAGACATTTTTACAGATGTATTTTAATTGTGAAAATGAATCTTATAGATAGATATACCATAGACAGATATACATAAGATTATAGGCATGTATCAACTTTTGATAGGTGCTTTTTTTATTGGATAAAAAAGATAATGAATGCTATTCAATTTAGAACCTATTTAAGAATATATACTATAATTCTTCCTTGTATCATAAGTATACATGTAGTAAATACTTAGAAATAGTTTGTTTTTAATAATGAATTTATAAAAAATAAACTATTAAATAGTAGAAAAATAGATAAAAATAGCAATTTTTTATCTATTTTTCCATTCTCTATAAATACTCTTAATTATATGGATATAATTCATAATAAGTTAGCAATAAATCAACCATTTTACCATAACTTTGGGTCCCTTCAGCAATTCCATTAGCTTTTAAATAAGAATTATTAAATTCATTGGAGATTTTATCAATTTTACCTTCATATCTTTGCCAAAATTCACTCTCATTTTTTAAATCCCTACGAACAGACTCTGAAATACCAGCAGAAATATCAGCATATGCCCTATAGTCAACTTTGCTTAAAGCAGAAGCAGTATAATTTAAGGCCAAAATATAACCAGAATAATTAAAATCAATATCAGGATGTTTTATAGAAGTGAGATAACCTATAAAGTTAGCTTCATCTTCACTAGCAAATCCTCTCTGATGTGCCATTTCATGACCAACTGTACAAGGAATATATAAGTCAGGGATTGCAATATTAATATTTGCCTCACCTGTAAAGGGAAAGTATATACCAGTTATTCCTGTATAACACATAAGATGTGATGAAATAACATACTTTGGCTTAGAGTAACTACCACTAACACTAGGTAAAATATATGAAATTTTATCATATCCTAATTGAGCTCTATTTATGACACCTTTATAATCTGTATTAGATTTTACGACACCATTTTTATCTTGTAGTGTAAGTTTTCTAGTTTCATTTGCTTTAGCTACCAAAAATTTATATAACTCAGAAAGTTCTTTAGTACTATGTTGCTTTGATTGGACAGAACTGTTGTTTTTTAAATTGTATTGGTTGATAAGGGTGTTCTCGAGTGGAACTCTATTGTAGTTTATACCCCAAAGTACTACAAAAAGAAAATAAACTATTGATAAAATGGATAATATATTTAAAATAGAATTCTTTAAAAATGTCTTTAAATTTCTATTCTTTTTAAAAATTGTAAATACAATAGAACATAAAAATAAAAAAATAGATATAACTATTATGTACATTGTAATTTCGTAGATAGAAAATGGAAATATTCCTGAAACTTTACTTAATAGCTGTATAACTTTTTTATCTATGGCTTGAGAATAATATTTTTCAACAATATGTGGAATTTTACTTGCTATGAAATTTAAAAACAAAGCAATAGGAAAAAGGATTAAAGAAAAATATTTTATTTTTTTACTCATATTTCACCTCGCAGACTTTAATTTATATAAATATATTATATATCAATTAAAGTTAGATTGTAAAATAGGTATAGTTATTTATATTTATGACTTTATACTAAATAAATGATAAGTTATAATATTCATATGAATAAACAATTTATGTATAACTAATAATAATTAAAAATAACAATTGTATAAGGAGTAAAAAATATTATGATAATAAGGCTTACTAAAGATAATTTTAATTTTAGATTTAAACAATATGAAGGGATGTTTTTTCATGCTGAAGTAAACGAAGGAGAAGAATCAATTAAATACAAAATAACTAAAGATAAAGATGGCACTGAACTAAAAGAGTTTGGAAGTACACATATAAAGGATAATATGATATATATACCTCAAATAGAAGCATACATAGATTTAAACAGTATAAAATAAAGATTGTAGGTATTAATTTAAAAAGAGGGTTATGTTTAGGGGGGAATACAGTATGAGTAAAGCATTAGACATAGTAATAAGACCAGTAAGAAGGGAAGACGCACAATCGATTAATGAAATGAGAAGAGCATATAATGTTATGAGAAATACACTAGCATTAATGAGTGATAGGCTGGATAGAACTATAGCTATGCTAGATTCTCTAGGTGAAAATGATTATATGTTTGTGGCTGAAATTGATAATGATGGAGAAAAAAATGTAATAGGTTTTGCTGGTTTACATGTGAATCCATCTCCAAGATTAAGACATAGTGCAGAACTAGGAATAACTGTTGATGAAAAGTATCATGGTATAGGAGTAGGTCAAAAGCTTATGGAACAACTTTTAGACATAGCAGACAATTGGATTAAGTTGATGAGAGTAGGGTTAGAAGTAATTGTAGACAATGAAAAGGGATTAAACTTATACAAAAAACTGGGATTTGAAATAGAAGGAACTAAAAAATATGCTGTAATTAGAGATGGAAAATTTGAAGATGTTTATATCATGGGAAGATATAATAAAGATTTAATTTAACTCATTCCAATAAAAATAGAGAAGTAGAATAGATTATCTATTAATAAAGAATTTTCATTAAAGATAATTTAATATTACTTCTCTATTATATTTTAAAAACTTTATTATCGAAAATTTATAAAAACATTCTATATACAAATAGAATTATTAGCAATATCAAAGCTACCTTAAAAGCTAGACTAGCAACAGTTTTTATAATTTTTACAGAAACGCCTATAGCAACTATAGCAAATACTATTTTAAAGAGTAAATCTATATCCATATTTAAGCCTCCTATTCTATCATACATATAGATATTATTGACAAATATCTAGGAAAAAATTCCATCAATACACTATAATAAATTGTTTATATTTGTAATTTATTGAGTCTATTATTATATAATACATAAAAGAATAAATCAAGATAGTAAAAAAATACTTATAAAAGGTATTGATATAACTGAAAATAATGTCGTAAAAAATACACATTGTGAGGCTAGTGTTACATTAGAATCATATTGATTAGCAAATATAGCAGTATTTGCAGCAGCAGGCATAGAAGAAATTACTACTGGTATAGCTAAAATCATTTTATCATTAACCCACCCTTTTAGAATAAAGTATATAATCACAGGAAGTACTAATAATCTTACAATAGTAACTAGATATAATCTTTTATTTACAAAACAATCTATTGCTGAAGAATTAGCAAGCAAACTACCAATAATAATCATAGATATTGGTGTAGTCATATCTCCTAACATCTTAAGTGGATCATTTATAAACTGAGGTAATCTAAGACCTGTTATAAATAAAAATAAACCAATAACTACTGCTATTGTAGCAGGGCTTATAAGTGATTTCATTGAAAATCCTTTAGTGGTACTACCTTTAGATAACAAGTAAATTCCCAAAGTAAAAGAAAACAAGTTAAATGGTAGATTAAAAATAGCGGTGTAGAATATAGCTTCATGGCCTAGAACTGCTTCAATTACAGGATAACCCATGAAAGCTACATTTGAAAAAACAACTATATACTGATATATCCCCAGGTCTTTTGTATCTTCACATTTTAAAATGTATTTTAACAAAAAAGCAATTATAATAGAAACTATATACATAACTAAGGATATAAATAATAATAGTAGTATTTTTTGTATCATTTTATTATCAAAGTTAATCTGCATAGAACTAATTATCATAGATGGTAAAAAAATAGTCATTGTCAAATTTGAAAGTTTAGATGTACAGTGTTCATCTAATAAGTTGAATTTTCTGACAAAGTATCCTACTAAAATAATTATAAATAAAACTGCAACTTGAACAAAAATATTGCTGAAATTCATAAAATGTCCCCCCTATATATACATTATATACCAACTCAATAATAAAATCTAATGATTATAAAATTTAAAATTCAA
This region includes:
- a CDS encoding DUF3810 domain-containing protein, which gives rise to MSKKIKYFSLILFPIALFLNFIASKIPHIVEKYYSQAIDKKVIQLLSKVSGIFPFSIYEITMYIIVISIFLFLCSIVFTIFKKNRNLKTFLKNSILNILSILSIVYFLFVVLWGINYNRVPLENTLINQYNLKNNSSVQSKQHSTKELSELYKFLVAKANETRKLTLQDKNGVVKSNTDYKGVINRAQLGYDKISYILPSVSGSYSKPKYVISSHLMCYTGITGIYFPFTGEANINIAIPDLYIPCTVGHEMAHQRGFASEDEANFIGYLTSIKHPDIDFNYSGYILALNYTASALSKVDYRAYADISAGISESVRRDLKNESEFWQRYEGKIDKISNEFNNSYLKANGIAEGTQSYGKMVDLLLTYYELYPYN
- a CDS encoding GNAT family N-acetyltransferase; this encodes MSKALDIVIRPVRREDAQSINEMRRAYNVMRNTLALMSDRLDRTIAMLDSLGENDYMFVAEIDNDGEKNVIGFAGLHVNPSPRLRHSAELGITVDEKYHGIGVGQKLMEQLLDIADNWIKLMRVGLEVIVDNEKGLNLYKKLGFEIEGTKKYAVIRDGKFEDVYIMGRYNKDLI
- the cas2 gene encoding CRISPR-associated endonuclease Cas2, with translation MKKKSNLNYNYVFVVYDVGEKRVNKVFKICKKYLSHFQKSVFRGEITPSKIMSLKHDLENIVDKDNDFVCIIKLMNSNIFEEEIIGNNNSNCENLIL
- a CDS encoding AEC family transporter, giving the protein MNFSNIFVQVAVLFIIILVGYFVRKFNLLDEHCTSKLSNLTMTIFLPSMIISSMQINFDNKMIQKILLLLFISLVMYIVSIIIAFLLKYILKCEDTKDLGIYQYIVVFSNVAFMGYPVIEAVLGHEAIFYTAIFNLPFNLFSFTLGIYLLSKGSTTKGFSMKSLISPATIAVVIGLFLFITGLRLPQFINDPLKMLGDMTTPISMIIIGSLLANSSAIDCFVNKRLYLVTIVRLLVLPVIIYFILKGWVNDKMILAIPVVISSMPAAANTAIFANQYDSNVTLASQCVFFTTLFSVISIPFISIFLLS
- the cas4 gene encoding CRISPR-associated protein Cas4, coding for MKLTGTLINYYFHCKRQCWLLGNRINLEENSEDVKIGRILHELKEKNSKHKEIAIENIKIDKLTKEYLVEIKKSDADVEAVKWQVLLYLKILKEKGIVRKGKIEFIEKNKTDKKIVFVDLREETEKQLVSIEKDIVDLINRDKAPYPDLKKGCKKCAYYEYCYI
- the cas1b gene encoding type I-B CRISPR-associated endonuclease Cas1; the encoded protein is MGKTKYIGSMGELSRKDNSICFRKNGKNVYIPVENTSEIFCLNEVSLNSKLLDFLSRANIVVHFFNYYGGYSGTFYPKEFLISGKVTVAQVKTFENRREEIAKSIVNGIRINTINTLSHYYKHGNSEIQPLLSHLKKDSLNKLEKSNNIKEILSVEGDIWQIFYSSFKYILREEFIFNKRVKRPPDNPLNAMISFGNSILYAKTVTAIYNTHLNQSVSFLHEPSESRFSLSLDLSENFKHAVTFKTIFDLVNNRKINVEKHFDKKLNYCILNDEGKQLFINSLEERLESVKEHPKLKRKVSLKTCIKLDAYKILKCIMEQKEFIPYNLKYSL